The Nostoc cf. commune SO-36 genomic sequence GGTGTCGTTACCGGAAGAACTATTGGCATTACCACCATTAGCCCAACCATATATTGTGTCATCTCCCGAAGTTCCATTTCTTGTGTCAGGAGATGTAGTACCGAAAATAACTGCCATATTATTTATTTTTCCTGAATTTACACCGTGTGCGACTTTCTCTCAAACCTAATCCCCAAACACTTCCCTACAACGAAAGGGGAGTAAAAATCAAAGGCTCCAGGAGCGCAGGAGAGAAATGGAGAGGGATTCCAAGAATAAGTTACACATCGCGTTAAATTTATAACTAATGCCTAAGTTCAGCCTCAATCAAAAAAACTTTTAAAAGTTTGATGTGGCTTACTTCAAAGTTAAAGTTCAAATACAGATACCTTTGCTAACCTAATTAATACCAATGTTAATTAGAAACTATTAATTATTGATTTGGTTAGCTTATTATACAAATGGTAAGTAATTGCTCAAAGTTAATTTATTTCAATTATTTTCACCCGCTCATGTTTATTTCATTTTAAACCCCCGTGTAATTATTTAATTACCATGAACGAAAGTTACATCAAATTCTTTACCAAATCTTATAAATGTAGACTTTATAATTTTTAATACTGTTAGAAGGTTTATAAACTTTAATTAAGCCTTTTTTTTAAATCCTGTTTTTTTTAGTAACCGTTACAAGGTTTCTCAGCTTAATACGATATTGTCGTTAAGTTATATATCAAGATTTATTTATACTTCTAAATAAAAATACTTTTCTATTAAAGAAATGCATTTTAAAATACATGAGTTAAACTTATATATTGTCCATAGCGTTTTTGGGCTTAATAACACTTAAGCTTTACATAAATTTTATATGGTTACTTTAACTACTAAAGTTTATTGTGGGAGGGGATACCCAAAAAGCATGGTGCTAAATGTCAATTACTTTTTATTGTTAACTAATTCTGTTTTGAACCGTTAGGCATAATTGTCTCATTAAAGTTTACGCCACTAAGGTTAGCTCCTCTCAGGTCGGCCCCTCTGAGGTTAGTTCCTCTCAGATTCGCTCCTGCTAAATTCGCGCTTCTGAGGTTAGCCCAACTTAAATCAGCTTGGCTCAAATCAGCTTCACTAAGGTTAGCCCGCAACAGGTAAGCACCAGTGAGGTGAGCCTTGTTCAGATTAGCTTTGTATAAGTCAGTTTTATAAAGATAAGCTCCCAACATTTCCGCCTCGTACAAACTTGCTTCGCTAAGGTCAGCTGCAATCAAGTTAGCCTCAATGAGGTTGGCAAAAGAGAGATTAGTCCGCATCAGTTTTGCTGCACCCAAATCGGCATCTCTCAAGTTGGCGTTTCTTAAGTCAGTGCCAATGAGATTAGCATACGCGATCGCAGCGCCTCTAAGATCCACCTGACTCAAGTCCGCGCCAATCAGATTGGCATGGCTTAAATCTGCCTGCGTGAGTATAGCACCACTCAAGTTAGCGACACTGAAGTTAGCATCACTCAAGTTAGCTTCATTCAATAAGGCTTTATAGAGGTTGGCACTACTGAGGTCAGCGCCACTGAGGTTTGCTCGCACGAGTAAAGCATTACCCAAATCTACCCTTCTCAAGTTTACCCCTTGGAGATTTGCACCTCTAAGGTTATTGCCTTGCAGATTCGCGGCACTGAGGTCTGGTTCAATCTGGGGGTTTTTCTTTCTCCACTCAATCCATGTAACTGCACCTGCTTTGAGTAAAGTTAGATGCTCTCGATTTGCCATTTTTTCTCCTTTACTCCTGACGCCCACCTAGAGAAACCCGACCAGCGACACTTTCAATAGCCGTTAACGCTCCTGCTGCACCTGCTAGAATAT encodes the following:
- a CDS encoding pentapeptide repeat-containing protein — translated: MANREHLTLLKAGAVTWIEWRKKNPQIEPDLSAANLQGNNLRGANLQGVNLRRVDLGNALLVRANLSGADLSSANLYKALLNEANLSDANFSVANLSGAILTQADLSHANLIGADLSQVDLRGAAIAYANLIGTDLRNANLRDADLGAAKLMRTNLSFANLIEANLIAADLSEASLYEAEMLGAYLYKTDLYKANLNKAHLTGAYLLRANLSEADLSQADLSWANLRSANLAGANLRGTNLRGADLRGANLSGVNFNETIMPNGSKQN